In a single window of the Jaculus jaculus isolate mJacJac1 chromosome 9, mJacJac1.mat.Y.cur, whole genome shotgun sequence genome:
- the LOC101599206 gene encoding schlafen family member 12-like: MDAGEMNIHVDLTTDFADLVLDVGAVTLGNKDRHAMKDCQLRKKETENVLRAVCVLLNSGGGVIKAKIANQNYCFSRDGIGLDLENSFRAILPLVQKYLDFVQKEDHFYVLVKSWDLGISALPIVTLKTNLYIRNISSSLEMDAGAAAEFLQDTQKLVARPHTRTTLPENRDFHGAQEKCHVEDLATKFFNMTKLTHKGKFPFSKSTHVEIKLFPIRQLLRQLKEILPQTISAFANTDGGYLFIGIDGKKQQIIGFEAEKSDLEKLEREVEKCISQLPVYHFCEQKEKIKYSCKFIEVHNDTGTVCSYVCALAVERFCCAVFAKEPDSWHMEGNCVKTFATEEWVTCLMRANGG; the protein is encoded by the coding sequence ATggatgctggggaaatgaacatcCACGTTGACCTAACCACTGACTTTGCAGACCTGGTTTTAGATGTAGGAGCAGTCACACTTGGAAACAAGGATAGGCATGCAATGAAGGATTGCCAGTTGAGGAAAAAGGAGACTGAAAATGTCTTAAGAGCTGTGTGTGTTCTTTTGAATTCCGGAGGGGGGGTGATCAAGGCCAAGATTGCAAACCAAAACTACTGCTTCAGCAGAGATGGAATAGGACTTGATTTGGAAAATTCTTTCCGTGCCATTTTGCCACTTGTACAGAAGTACCTAGACTTTGTGCAGAAGGAAGACCACTTCTATGTGTTGGTGAAATCGTGGGATCTGGGTATCTCTGCTCTGCCAATTGTCACCTTGAAGACCAATTTGTACATAAGAAATATATCATCTTCACTTGAGATGGATGCTGGCGCTGCAGCAGAATTCCTCCAAGACACACAGAAACTTGTAGCGAGACCTCACACAAGAACAACATTGCCTGAAAACAGAGACTTTCATGGTGCACAAGAGAAATGTCATGTGGAGGACTTGGCCACTAAGTTTTTTAACATGACAAAACTGACACACAAGGGGAAATTCCCCTTTTCTAAGTCCACACATGTTGAAATTAAGTTGTTTCCAATAAGACAGTTGCTTAGACAACTTAAAGAGATTCTCCCTCAAACCATTTCTGCATTTGCAAATACTGACGGGGGCTATCTGTTCATTGGCATTGACGGAAAGAAACAGCAAATAATTGGGTTCGAGGCAGAGAAGAGTGATCTTGAGAAGTTAGAAAGGGAAGTAGAAAAGTGTATCTCTCAACTGCCTGTCTATCACTTCTGTGAGCAGAAGGAGAAAATAAAGTACTCGTGCAAATTCATCGAAGTCCACAATGATACGGGGACTGTCTGTTCATATGTCTGCGCACTGGCAGTAGAGAGATTCTGCTGTGCGGTGTTTGCTAAAGAGCCCGATTCCTGGCATATGGAAGGCAACTGCGTGAAGACATTTGCCACAGAGGAATGGGTCACATGCCTGATGCGTGCCAATGGAGGTTGA